The sequence below is a genomic window from Sorangiineae bacterium MSr12523.
GCGGTGCGCGCCATAGCTCGCGCCCCGTGCTGCTGTCGAACGCGCGCACGGCATCGTCCGACGACGCGCCCACGAACACCAGTCCGCCGTCCGTCACGATGGGACCGCCCATGGTGCGCGAGCCCCATCGCTCCGATCCCGGAATGGACTCCAAACCGGGCATTCGCCCGAGGGGTGACTCCCAGCGGATCCCCCCCGTCTTCAAGTCCACCGCCACCAATTTGCCCCACGGCGGCTTGGTGCAGGGCAGCCCCATATCGGGCCCGGTGAGCAGCCGCCGGCCCATGCGGTAGGGCGTACCCGGTTGCTCGCCGATTTCCTCACCCGGGAACGGTGTGTACGGCTCGTCGTGCGGCAGCAGGCGAACGACCTGCGGGAAGCGATTGATGGCCGTGACCAAGACGCCGCGGTTCTCGTCGACGGCAACGCCGCCCCAGTTGGTGCCGCCGAAGGCGCTCGGGAAGTGAATCGACCCTCGCTTGCTCGGCGGCGTGAAAACGCCTTCGGAGCGCAGTCCGGCAATTGCCTTGACGCAAAAGGCATAATCGCGCGGCGTAAGCCCCCAGGCATCCGCCACCGTCACCTGGGTGTCGCCGACCAAATTCGGCGTCGCCACCGGGAACGGCTGCGTGGGCCACGCCTCCTCGCCGGGAATGTCGCTGGGCGGCACCGGCCGCTCCTCGACGGGGAAAATCGGTTTCCCCGTCTCGCGATCCAAAAAGAAGACGTGCGCCTGTTTCGTGGCCACGGCCACCGCGTCCACCGACCTACCGTGACGACGAATTGTGGTCAGTGCTGGGGGTGCGGCAATGTCGTAATCCCAAATATCGTGATGGCTCGTCTGAAATGCCCAGACGAACTTACCGGTCGAAGCTCGCAATGCGACCATCGAATTGGCGTGCGGATTCGCACCCTTGCGCAGGCCCCCGTAATAATCCGGTGCGGGGGCGCTGGTGGGCAAAAACACCAAATCGCGTTCGGCGTCGACGGCAATGACGCTCCATACGTTGGCCGCTTGGGTGCGCGCGGCATCTTCGGGGGACCATGCGTCATAACCCGGATCGGATGCATTTCGCGGAATGGGGTCCCATGCCCAGCGGCGCTCACCGGTGCGTACGTCGTAGGCGCGGACCATGCCGCTCGGCACGTCGACCCGAGAATCGTCGGCCACGAGCGAGCCCACCACGACGACCCCATTCACGATCGACGGAAGCGAGGTGACGCCGTAATGGCCGGGTGTAATGTTGGAAATCCCCTCGGCAAGGTTCACCGTGCCGCCTTGTCCGAAATCCGTACATAGTGTCCCGTTTTCCGCATCAATCGATAGGAGCCGCGCGTCGAGCGTGGCGAGGAAGATGCGCTTTTGGCAGGGGCTGCCCTCCACCGCCTCGGGATCCGCCCATGCGGCCACGCCGCGGGACGTCAGACCGATGAAATACTTCGTATCGAGGTTCAATTTCGGATCGAAGGTCCATCTGACCTCACCGTTCTCCGGATTCAACGCGAACACGCGATTGTATCCGGTGCTCACGTAAATCGTATTGAAGACGTAGAGAGGCGTGGATTGAAACGTACTTTTGCTCGGATGCTGCGAGCCATCCGACAAATCACCGGTTCGCAATGTCCACGCTTGCTTGAGTCGTGAAACATTGCGCCGCGTAATCTGCGTCAGCGGCGAATGACGCGCGCCACCGGGATCGCGCCCGTACGCGGGCCATTCTCCGTCGGCTGCGCTGTCTATTCTGCTTTCGGCGAAGTCGTGCTCGTCGTCGTCATCACGAGACGAGCTATCGCAGTTCCATCCGCCGACCGATAGCCAAACCAATGTAAGCGCGTATGCGGTATTTCGTCGAACGTTCACGACTTCCCCTTTGGATTAGGAGCAGCCCTGCCGAATCTGCCGAGCCAGTCAAACCTGTCACACTTGTCAAAGCTGGCAGGTAAGCGGTGGCACCTGTCGCGATAAGAACTACACCTTCCGTCGGTCCACGTGCAGGTGCTTCAACGCGTTTCCAAGCATAGCACCTTTTTTTGATATGCACTTCCGAAATGAAGCTGCTCGATGTGCAATGGCCACCTACGACCGACTTCACTCGCGCAGAGTGAGTTTCCACTCGGTCACTCGCGAGCTTATCGACTATCTTAAGCATGTACGATGCAGCCGAAGGACGAACCGCGGTCGAGCGGAGGGGGTGAACGCCGAATTCTGGTGGTGGACGACAACGTCGCGATTCACGATGTCTTTCGCACGTTGCTTTGCCCAAAACCGACCAATCCGGAGCTCGACGAGCTCGAGGCCACACTTTTCAAGCGGAGCGATGCGGCGCCGGTGTCCACTCCATCACCGCGGGCGCGCTTCCAGGTCGATGCGGTGTCCCAAGGCCGTGATGGCTACGAGGCGGTCGTCCGTGCGCGGCGTCTCGGTAAGCCCTACGCGCTCGCATTCATCGATATGAGGATGCCACCTGGCTGGGACGGCGTCGAGACGGCGGCCCACATGTGGAAGGAGGATCCCGATCTCGAGATCGTGATCTGCAGTGCCTACTCCGATTATTCATGGCACGACGCGATCCGACGCCTACGCCGCCCCGAGTTGCGCCTTCTGATGAAGCCCTTCGAGAGCAAGGACGTGCTCGACCTCGCCTGGACCCTCACCGGCAAATGGCTCCGCCGCCGCTCCATGACTCCATAGCCCCCCAGAAGATTGAACAGGGAGGGGGGGAGGCGGGGAGGGATACGGCACAAATCCCACCGCGTGCCAAGGCTTTTTTTGGTTTTCAGTTGGCTTCGTGAGCCAACTGAAAACCCAAACCAGCCTCGGTGCGCGGTGGGATTTGTGCCGTATCCCTCCCCGCCTCCCCCCCTCCCTGTTCAATCTCTCTGGGAGGAAACGGGGGCGCAGGGGAGTTCGAGGGTGAAGGTGGCGCCCTTGCCCGGGCCGTCACTTTGGACGGAGAGGCTGCCGCCCATTTCTTGGGCGGCGATGGCGCTGCTGTGAAGGCCGAAGCCGTGGCCGCTGATGCGGGTGGTGAATCCGTATTGGAAGATACGGCCCATGTTGTCTTCGGAAATACCGACGCCGTTGTCGGCTACCACGATGCGTACTTTTTCGCTGTCGGGCTGGTCGAGACGAATGGTCACCAATTTGGGAAAGGCCGTCGATTCCGATAGTGCGTATTTGGCGTTGCTCACCAAATTGACCAGAATCTGCAACACCTTGTGGCGCTCCACGGTCACTTTGTGGACCTCGGTGAATTCGCGGACGAGGCGCACCTCGTGGCGCTCGAGCCCTGCGGAATTGATGCGCACCGCATCGTCGATCAATTCGACGAGCGAAACGGCTTCGGCGAGCTTCGTCCCGCGCGCGTAATTCTGCTGCATCGCAATGATGTGCCGAATATGGTCGATATTCTTGTCCAGGGTCGCAAGCCCGCTCTGAATCGAGCTTTGCTCGACGCCGAATTGCGCGGCGAGCTTCTCGATGTACGCGGGCACCAGTTTGCCCCGCTCGTCGTGCGTGAAGAAGGTCGCCAGGTCCCCGGAGTGCGATTGCAGAAGGTCCGATAGCTTCCTCAGCGCCGCAAGCCGCGATGTCTTCACCTGATCGCTCACCGTGGCCGCCGCCACGGTGACGCTGGTGAGCACATTGCCGACGTTGTGGAGCACACTGGTCGCGACCTCGGCCATGCCCGCCTTGTGGGCGGCGTCGATCAAGCGACGCTGGGCCTCGCGAAGCTCGGACGTTCGCTCCTCCACGCGCTCCTCGAGGGTCTCGACCAGCTCTTTGATGTGCGTGGCCATGGCATTGAACATCGTGCCCAATGCGCCGATTTCGTCGGTGGAGGTGACGCTCACCCGCTGATCGAAATGCCCGCCGACGATGCGCTCCGTGGCCAAGGTCATCTCGCGCAGCGGCTTCACCAGGCGATGCGTGAGCAATGCCCCCACGGTGAGGGCCACCGCCAAGAGAAGCGCCGTGGTCATCAAGGTGCGAAACAGCGCACGCCCCGAGGCTCCTTCCACCGCCGAGGCAAGCTGCCCCGACGCACCGGTCACCATGGAGACGCTGACCACACTGCCCATGCGCCAATCGATGCTATCCAGTGGATAGTACGCCAGGTATTTCCGATCGCCCTTCACCGACACGGACCGGACCGACGAACCTCCGAGGGCCATGTGCTGGAGTGCCGCATTGAGCTCGGGATCCCCCGTTTGCGTCAAGGAGATGACGCCGCGCGGCTTGTATTCCACCGGCGAGGCCAGGTCGACCCGCCCGTGCGGGGGCGCGGCCAGCAGATGCTGCTCGCCGTCCATCAAAAAGGAATAACTGCTCGGCACCGGCGGGTGCTGATTGAACTGCGCAATCAAATGCGTCAGCGACACGGACACACCGACGAAGCCCCACGGCTTGCCACCCTTGTAAATGGGCGACATCGCATCCACCGCCAAGTCGTACGTGCTCGACAGCGGACTTGCGTGCACCGGTCCCCAGACCGTCTCACCGGAGCGCTGGTCGAAGAGCGACACTGCGCCGAGCTGCTCACTCACCACGGCAACGGCGCGCATTTTGTCGATGCGCTCTTCGCGGTCGAGCCGAAACCAGATATCGCCGCTGTTGGAGATGACGTAAATCGAGATTCCGCGGCCCACGCCGCGTTGCAGGGTCAAAAGGAAACCCTCGATGAAGGGTGCCTCCATCGGGCCGCGATCGATGTGGTCGCTCAAGAAGGATCCCGCGTAACCCGCCGTCGATTTCACCTGCGACAGATGCTCGTCGAGGGTCTGCACGTTCTGCCGAACCACCGATTCGAGAAACTGCTCGGTGAGGCGCGAGAGGATGGTCTTGCCCTCGTCCTCGACTTGCGACGCCGTGCGATCGAGCGTGCGCCATGTGGTCAGCATGGTGCCGACGGTCAGCGCGATGATCGAGCCGGCCACCAGAATGAGGATTTTGTGCCGCAACAAGAGGCGTATTCTCATGGTGTGGCGTCCGGCGGTGGCGCGAGAGCCTGCGTCCATTGCGTCTGCACCGCATCCAGCGCTTGCCGGGCGGTCATGTGGTGCTCCATCGCTTTGACGAGCTTCTCGCTGAGGGCATCCATCATGGTGCGCGTCTGCGGAAGGCTGGGCCATGCGACCATCGGCTGCGTGAGCGAGATTTGCTCGATGGCGCTCACCTCGGGTGCGAACTTCTTGAACTCGGGCGAGCGCAATACGGAGAGGCGCGCGGGGTCGAGGCCGCCCTGCATCAAGTTCAGCGTGAGCAGCGTATCCGGCCGCGTGATGAACCGCACGAAGGCGCGCGCGATGTCCGGCTCCTTGCTCTTGCTGGATACGGCGACGCTGAAGCCACCGTTGAGGGCGGAGGCGCGGCGCGCTTTCGGACCGCGGCCCTTGGGCATGGGCACCACGCCCCAATCCCCCTGAATCGTGGATTGGCTCGCGTCCTCCGCCATGACGCCGATGTCGGTCCACTGCTCGACCATGGCCACGCGGCCCGAGAGAAACGCCGAGCGCGAAACGTCGAAGTCGGTCTCCAGCGGCGTGGGCAGCGCGTAACGCGCATGCTCCATCATCGCCTCCAAGGCGGCAATGGCCTCGGGGCTGTTCACGGTGGGATGACCATCGCGGTCGAGCAGCTCACCGCCGAAAGCGGCAAGGCGGTTCATGAAGCTCGAGACGATGAGAATGGGCGCCGGGTGGGCCATGATGGCCGCGCCGTAAATACCTTTGGAGCTTTCCCGCTCGGTGATGGTGCGCGCGACATTCAAATAGTCGTCCCACGTGTCCGGCGGATTGAGGCGGTACTTGGTCAGCAGCGATTTTCGATAGAAGAGGACGTGGGTATCGGCGTCGATGGGCAAGGCCCAGCGCCGACCTTTGTACGAGCCGTAAACGTCGTAGAGGCCGGGGATGAAATCCTCGGGCTTGATGATGGCCTTGTTCTGCTCGATGAAATCGGTCAGATCCATGGCCGCGCCCTGCGTCACCAGGGGCACGAGGTCATTGTAGAAGAGGGCGAAGACGTCGATCTGCGGGGCGTTCGACGCGTGGTCCTTTTGAATGGTCGCGCCGACCTCCTCGTAGTTGACGACTTTGACCTGGAAGACGTTGCCCGTTTCCTTTTCGAAGGCTTTGACCGCCGCCTCCGCGGAACGCGCATGCGGCGTGATGGTGAGGAACACGAGGCGCTTTCCAGTCCCCTCGGGCGCGGCACCGGCCCCGGAACGAGCCGCACCGCCCGGATCGCGGTCGGCCTTGTCCTGAGGCTCGCGGAACGCCATGACGACGCCGACGCAGAGCGCGGCAAACGCGACAGCAACGAGTGCTCGGATCCAAAACGACTTTTTTTGCGAATCGCTCACGGACGTCGTCCCTCTCCCTCAGGTCCTGCAAGGCTCTGCAGCCTCCCTGGTTAGGCCAGAGCCCGTGGCGTTTGCCAAGGAAATGCAGCGGGCAAACGCTTTCATGAGGACGGAAAATTGAAACGATTCGGTCCGCCGGCGCCAAGCCGACATCGAGGCGGTCCTTCGCACGCCCGCACATCAATCCATCTTGGCGTTCTTGGTGCGGTTCGATCATGCCGCGTGAATCGAAATGACGATAAGCGAACAAGCGAACCGGTCGTGCGATCGTCCAGATCGCTCGTGGGATCATCCATTGACTTCCGTGCAATAAAACGACAATGATGACGATCATCCGCGTAGTCCGCGTTTCGTCCAGACTTCCTGGGCCCCTGTAGGAGGACACATCGTCATGTCGAGCCAATGGAGATCATCGAAGCGGAGAGCAACGGGTGCCCTTCTGGCTGCGTCGGCTGCCGTATTGGCGGTGGCCTGTAGTGTCGATGAAGGAGCGCGGACAGCCGAAGGGGCGCTGACGGAACAGGCCGAGCAGGAGGCCAAGAAGCCGCCGCAAGTGAACATGACGCAGGCCATCAATGATTTGGCGAAAACGCCTTATCAGGGTTGGAATACGTACTTTGGTTTGAGCTCGCAATTCAACGAGCAAACCATCAAAGAGGCGGCGGATGCCATCGTACGGCGTGGGTTGAAGGACGTTGGATACGAGTACATCTGGATCGATGGCGGCTGGTGGAATGGCGATCGCGACACGGCGGGCAACATCGTCATCAATCCGACCCAATGGCCCAACGGGATGAAGGCGGTGGCGGACTACATCCATTCGCTCGGGCTCAAGGCCGGTATTTATACCGATGTCGGCATCAACGGCTGTGGGGGCAAAAATCAGGGTAGCTACGGACATTACCAGCAGGACTTCGACCAGTTTGCCGCGTGGGGATACGATGCGGTCAAGGTCGACTTCTGCGGCGGCAAGCTGATGGACCTGGATCCGCCGGTGGCGTTCGGACAAGTTCGTGATGCCATATTGAACAACAGCAGCCATCGGCCGATGCTTTTCAATATTTGCAATCCGTTCGTGCCGGAGACCGGTGCAACGCCGGGGCGGGCGGCGTACGACTCGTGGAAATTCGGGCCCACGACGGGCAACTCGTGGCGAACGGACACGGACATTGGCTTTCCGCGTGATGTGAAGTTCAGCGAGCTGCTGCGCAATTTCGATCACAATGCGGCGCATCCGGAGGCGGCCGGGCCGGGGCATTGGAACGATCCCGATTACCTCTGCCCCGAAATCGGGATGAATGCGGCCGAGTCGCAAGCCCAATTCTCCATGTGGGCCGTCGTCGCGGCGCCGCTCATCATCGGCAGCGACATTCGCAACATCTCGGATGCCTCGGTGGAGATGCTGAAAAACCGCGAGGTCATCGCCATCGACCAGGATCCGATGGGCGTGCAGGGCACGGCCATTTCCACGGTGGGCGATGCGCAAGTTTATACCAAGCCTCTGTCCAATGGCGACTACGCGGTGGCGTTGTTCAACCGCGGGCCGAAGGCGCAGGTCATCTCCACCACGGCGCGGCAGGTCGGTCTGCCCAATGCGCGAGGCTATGCGCTGCGCGATGTGTGGAAGCACGCATACACCGAGTCGGCTGGGAAAATCTCGGCCAACGTCCCGGGGCACAGCGCGGTTTTGTTCCGCGTGTCCAAGGCCAGTGGCGCGGAGAATCCCCCGTCGGTGGTGATGTCGCCGCTGGCCATCACGACGCCGTCGCAGGCCGTGCTGCCGTTGGTGGTGCCGGGAAGCACCTTCACGGTGTCGACGTC
It includes:
- a CDS encoding pyrroloquinoline quinone-dependent dehydrogenase → MNVRRNTAYALTLVWLSVGGWNCDSSSRDDDDEHDFAESRIDSAADGEWPAYGRDPGGARHSPLTQITRRNVSRLKQAWTLRTGDLSDGSQHPSKSTFQSTPLYVFNTIYVSTGYNRVFALNPENGEVRWTFDPKLNLDTKYFIGLTSRGVAAWADPEAVEGSPCQKRIFLATLDARLLSIDAENGTLCTDFGQGGTVNLAEGISNITPGHYGVTSLPSIVNGVVVVGSLVADDSRVDVPSGMVRAYDVRTGERRWAWDPIPRNASDPGYDAWSPEDAARTQAANVWSVIAVDAERDLVFLPTSAPAPDYYGGLRKGANPHANSMVALRASTGKFVWAFQTSHHDIWDYDIAAPPALTTIRRHGRSVDAVAVATKQAHVFFLDRETGKPIFPVEERPVPPSDIPGEEAWPTQPFPVATPNLVGDTQVTVADAWGLTPRDYAFCVKAIAGLRSEGVFTPPSKRGSIHFPSAFGGTNWGGVAVDENRGVLVTAINRFPQVVRLLPHDEPYTPFPGEEIGEQPGTPYRMGRRLLTGPDMGLPCTKPPWGKLVAVDLKTGGIRWESPLGRMPGLESIPGSERWGSRTMGGPIVTDGGLVFVGASSDDAVRAFDSSTGRELWRAPLPAGGQATPMTYRSPSGKQFVLIAAGGSIFLDRPPGDYLVAFALP
- a CDS encoding ATP-binding protein → MRIRLLLRHKILILVAGSIIALTVGTMLTTWRTLDRTASQVEDEGKTILSRLTEQFLESVVRQNVQTLDEHLSQVKSTAGYAGSFLSDHIDRGPMEAPFIEGFLLTLQRGVGRGISIYVISNSGDIWFRLDREERIDKMRAVAVVSEQLGAVSLFDQRSGETVWGPVHASPLSSTYDLAVDAMSPIYKGGKPWGFVGVSVSLTHLIAQFNQHPPVPSSYSFLMDGEQHLLAAPPHGRVDLASPVEYKPRGVISLTQTGDPELNAALQHMALGGSSVRSVSVKGDRKYLAYYPLDSIDWRMGSVVSVSMVTGASGQLASAVEGASGRALFRTLMTTALLLAVALTVGALLTHRLVKPLREMTLATERIVGGHFDQRVSVTSTDEIGALGTMFNAMATHIKELVETLEERVEERTSELREAQRRLIDAAHKAGMAEVATSVLHNVGNVLTSVTVAAATVSDQVKTSRLAALRKLSDLLQSHSGDLATFFTHDERGKLVPAYIEKLAAQFGVEQSSIQSGLATLDKNIDHIRHIIAMQQNYARGTKLAEAVSLVELIDDAVRINSAGLERHEVRLVREFTEVHKVTVERHKVLQILVNLVSNAKYALSESTAFPKLVTIRLDQPDSEKVRIVVADNGVGISEDNMGRIFQYGFTTRISGHGFGLHSSAIAAQEMGGSLSVQSDGPGKGATFTLELPCAPVSSQRD
- a CDS encoding sugar ABC transporter substrate-binding protein; the protein is MSDSQKKSFWIRALVAVAFAALCVGVVMAFREPQDKADRDPGGAARSGAGAAPEGTGKRLVFLTITPHARSAEAAVKAFEKETGNVFQVKVVNYEEVGATIQKDHASNAPQIDVFALFYNDLVPLVTQGAAMDLTDFIEQNKAIIKPEDFIPGLYDVYGSYKGRRWALPIDADTHVLFYRKSLLTKYRLNPPDTWDDYLNVARTITERESSKGIYGAAIMAHPAPILIVSSFMNRLAAFGGELLDRDGHPTVNSPEAIAALEAMMEHARYALPTPLETDFDVSRSAFLSGRVAMVEQWTDIGVMAEDASQSTIQGDWGVVPMPKGRGPKARRASALNGGFSVAVSSKSKEPDIARAFVRFITRPDTLLTLNLMQGGLDPARLSVLRSPEFKKFAPEVSAIEQISLTQPMVAWPSLPQTRTMMDALSEKLVKAMEHHMTARQALDAVQTQWTQALAPPPDATP
- a CDS encoding NPCBM/NEW2 domain-containing protein; amino-acid sequence: MSSQWRSSKRRATGALLAASAAVLAVACSVDEGARTAEGALTEQAEQEAKKPPQVNMTQAINDLAKTPYQGWNTYFGLSSQFNEQTIKEAADAIVRRGLKDVGYEYIWIDGGWWNGDRDTAGNIVINPTQWPNGMKAVADYIHSLGLKAGIYTDVGINGCGGKNQGSYGHYQQDFDQFAAWGYDAVKVDFCGGKLMDLDPPVAFGQVRDAILNNSSHRPMLFNICNPFVPETGATPGRAAYDSWKFGPTTGNSWRTDTDIGFPRDVKFSELLRNFDHNAAHPEAAGPGHWNDPDYLCPEIGMNAAESQAQFSMWAVVAAPLIIGSDIRNISDASVEMLKNREVIAIDQDPMGVQGTAISTVGDAQVYTKPLSNGDYAVALFNRGPKAQVISTTARQVGLPNARGYALRDVWKHAYTESAGKISANVPGHSAVLFRVSKASGAENPPSVVMSPLAITTPSQAVLPLVVPGSTFTVSTSFTNNGRHTVSDAKLTVSVPTGWKASPVGSTSARRLRTGDTLNGKWNITVPAGTVPGPNDVKTAAAYAWDADDCDDETVTITDTSVVQVPPTPPANTTALSHHPWLDGTSAYLVPRVDREVAGGGPLVMLGTRYPEGIGTNGPSVIDFYVGGACSKLTGVVGIDDSVKFDPQGGTSIFQVFGDGTKLYDSGLITRTTPKPMSVDLGSAKVLSLVVTDGGDHSYNDRANWANLQITCAGPQPTVPAGPWPHYVSLADASATATSANDGNPAGDAIDGNVNTIWHSRWSPAQDPLPISFTLDLKSPRTISGLTYLPRVDGTINGTITSYQVEVSTDGSTFAAAAPAGTWAQDALLKSVQIAPISGRYIRLTAKAGAYGFASASEIGVATIP